The Aquincola tertiaricarbonis genomic sequence GCCAAGCCGTCACATGCGACGCGGCGCCCGTGGCGGCCGACACGGCATGCACCACCTGCTGAACCGAACCACCTAATTTCCGGAGACGCTTCATGAGCGACAAGGTCTATAACGTGCTCTTCGTCTGCACGCACAACTCGGCGCGATCGATCATGGCCGAGGGCATCCTCAACAGCCTGGGCCGCGGTCGCTTCCAGGCCTTCTCGGCGGGCAGCCACCCGGGCACGTCGGTCAACCCGTTCGCGCTGAGGACACTGTCGGAAATGCATATCCCGACCGATGGCTTTCGCAGCAAGGACTGGGACGAGTTCGCGCGGCCCGGCGCGCCCGAGCTCGACTTCGTGTTCACGGTCTGCGACAAGGCGGCCGGCGAGGTCTGCCCGGTCTGGCCCGGCCAGCCGATGACGGCGCACTGGGGCGTGGCCGATCCGGCCGCCTTCGAGGGCACTGACGAGCAAAAGGCCAAGGTCTTCTGGGACACGGCGATCGTGCTCAAGCGCCGCATCGAGCTGATGCTGGCTCTGCCCTTCGCGTCGCTGGACAAGATGGCCATCCAGCGAGAAATCAAGGACATCGGGACGCGCTGAACCATGTCCACCGCCGCTCTGCCCG encodes the following:
- a CDS encoding arsenate reductase ArsC gives rise to the protein MSDKVYNVLFVCTHNSARSIMAEGILNSLGRGRFQAFSAGSHPGTSVNPFALRTLSEMHIPTDGFRSKDWDEFARPGAPELDFVFTVCDKAAGEVCPVWPGQPMTAHWGVADPAAFEGTDEQKAKVFWDTAIVLKRRIELMLALPFASLDKMAIQREIKDIGTR